DNA from Cryptosporangium minutisporangium:
CGGTGCCGTTCTCCTTGGCGACCCTGGTGAGCTGGGTGAGCAGCTGCTCGCCGGCGAGCGAGTCGAGCGCGCCGGTTGGTTCGTCGGCGAACAGCACCCGCGGTTCGGTGACCAACGCCCGGGCCACCGCGGCGCGTTGCTGCTGGCCGCCGGAGAGCTCTCCCGGGTAACGCTCGCCCAGGTCGGCGACGCCGAACCGGTCGAGCCACTCGGACGCCGACCGCAGCGCCGCCTTCCGGCGGGCGCCACCGAGCAGCAGCGGCAGGGCGACGTTCTCCTCCACCGTCAGTTCGGGCACCAGCTGGCCGAACTGGAACAGCACTCCCAGGTCGGTGCGGCGCAGCCGGGAGCGCTCGGACTCAGACATCCGGCTGATCTGCTGACCGCCGAAGTTGACCTCCCCGGCGTCCGGGACGAGCACACCCGCCAGGCAGAGCAGCAGCGTCGACTTGCCGGAGCCGGAGGGCCCGGTGATCGCCACGATCTCGCCGGCCCGGACCGCGCAGGAAACCCCGCGCAACGCGGGCGTCTTGCCGAACGCCCGCACCAGGTCGGTTCCGGTCAGGACGGTCGGGGCGTCGGGGGTGGCGGCGTCGCTCGTCTCGGCGTGAGCAGCGGTCGGGGTCATCGAGGTACCTCCGTCGAAGTCCGGTCGGGGGTGGGAGGGTGGTCGAAGTTGGGCCGGACCTCCTGGCGCAGGGCGCTCATCCGGGACAGGGTCAGGTCGATCCAGCGCAGGTCCGCGTCGAGATGGGCCAGCGCGTAGTCGGCGGCGAGCACCGCGCCGACCGACGCGTCCGCGGCGGTCTTCGCCGCGGTGAAGTCACGCATGCGGGCCAGGTGCGCCCGGCGCTGGGCGCGCAGGTACGCGACCGCGAGGCCGCCCTCCGCACCGGGCGCCTCGTCCGCGAGCAGCGCCGCGACCACCTTGGTGAAGAGCGAGTTCGCGACGTGGGGTGCGGGCGGCTCAACGACGTCCAACCAGTCGCGCAGCGCCGCCCGTCCGGCGTCGGTGATCGCGAAGACCGTGCGATCGGGGCCGTCGACGCGTTCGACGCCGGCCTCCTCGGCGAGTCCGTCGCGGGTGAGGCGTTCGAGCGTCGAGTAGACCTGCCCGAACGCGAGCGGACGCGCTTTCGGGAACCGGGCGTCGTAGGCGCGCTTCAGGTCGTAACCGTGCCGGGCCCCGGTGGCCAGGAGTGCGAGCAGTACCTGTGGCGTGGACACGCCCCCCACTATTCACTGAGTGAATAGAAGCGTCAAGCGACTACTGCACACCGCCTCGCGCAGAGTTCTGGCATGGAGCCCGCTGAGGGCGGGGCTGGCAGTCGAGCGCGAGCCCAACCCCGTCTCGACCGGTCGCGCACAGGCACACGAGCCGACGTATTTCAGGCCGCCTCGACCTAGCTGTGTCTCAGGGCCTCGCGCTCGCCTGTCAGCGTCGTTCTCAGCGGGCCGCGCTGACCGACTGAATTCGGCTCAGGATGAACATTCGTTCGGCGGTGCGGAGGCGGCACCAGGCGATGACGGCGTCGCCGGTGAGCTCGGCGTTCTCGATCACGCGAGTGGACGGGCGGCCGGTCGCGCTCACGTAGTCGATCTGCACCGGCGCCCCGGTCTCGATCGCGTTCACGAGCACGGCTCGCTCGGCCGCGGACAGCGCGTCGGCCTGCAGCGCGACGACGCGCTCCGGCCGGCGGGACTCGGCGGTCGCGGGTGCGCGGGTGGGTGTCGGGTCCGGCGGCGGCGCGACCGGAGCGGCGAGCAACCGCTCCGCCACGGCCGGGGCGTCCACCGAGAGGCCGCCGTTTTCGGAGTGCGGTGGCCACGGATCGGGGGCGGTCGCGCGCCGGCGAACTCGCCGCTCGACCCGCGCACCACCGCCCTCCGTCAGACCGGTCGGCGCGTACCCCGACTCCCGGAGCGCCGCCAGCGTCGCCTCCGGGTCGGCCGCCGAGACGAGCACGGTCGGCGCCACCGCCCGCAGCCGCAACGCCCGCAACGACTTCGTCGCGACCAGCTCCGCGAGCAACGCCGGGTCGTCGGCGGACACCACGCTCCCGGCCGGCGCGACCCGCACGTGTCCGTGCCGCCGGGCGACGTCCCGCACCAGGTACTCCAGTGCCTGCGGCAACCCGCCGGTCGCGACCGCGGCCAAGTCCGTCAGCAACGCGTCCGCGTCGACCCCGGCGTCCAGCGCCGCCCGCACGCTGGCGGCGGAGAACCGCCAGATCGACGCCGCCCCAGCGGCCTCCCGCTCGGCTGCACTGTCCAGCAGCGCCGCCAGCCCGGCCGCCGGGACCCCGGCCACCACCGCGGACAGATCGGACTGGAACGTCGCCGCGGTCACCGGCGTCGGCACCAGACCGGACGAGGCGACGGCCAGCCCGTCCGGATCGCTCGCC
Protein-coding regions in this window:
- a CDS encoding PadR family transcriptional regulator is translated as MSTPQVLLALLATGARHGYDLKRAYDARFPKARPLAFGQVYSTLERLTRDGLAEEAGVERVDGPDRTVFAITDAGRAALRDWLDVVEPPAPHVANSLFTKVVAALLADEAPGAEGGLAVAYLRAQRRAHLARMRDFTAAKTAADASVGAVLAADYALAHLDADLRWIDLTLSRMSALRQEVRPNFDHPPTPDRTSTEVPR
- a CDS encoding ABC transporter ATP-binding protein, with translation MTPTAAHAETSDAATPDAPTVLTGTDLVRAFGKTPALRGVSCAVRAGEIVAITGPSGSGKSTLLLCLAGVLVPDAGEVNFGGQQISRMSESERSRLRRTDLGVLFQFGQLVPELTVEENVALPLLLGGARRKAALRSASEWLDRFGVADLGERYPGELSGGQQQRAAVARALVTEPRVLFADEPTGALDSLAGEQLLTQLTRVAKENGTAVLIVTHEAQVAAYAQREIALWDGTVADDGLTSAPTAGARPGSRLFAEYDDSQPVGTFDDEKG